In one Leptospira mayottensis 200901116 genomic region, the following are encoded:
- a CDS encoding peroxiredoxin codes for MSDSMLGTNLPTISLESTEGKSIKLPEDIVGSWTLLYFYPKDDTPGCTKQACSYRDNIEEFKKIGAKVYGVSLDHLDSHKNFIQKYSLNFPLLSDPDHKLSEALGVYGDQEWKGKIFKGLSRDSFLISPNGKIQKVWRKVDPTTTVEETLQEISKVSGT; via the coding sequence ATGTCGGATTCAATGTTAGGAACAAATCTACCCACGATTAGTTTGGAAAGTACGGAAGGTAAAAGCATCAAACTTCCGGAAGATATTGTTGGTTCTTGGACTCTTCTCTATTTTTATCCTAAAGATGATACTCCGGGCTGTACTAAACAAGCCTGTAGTTACCGGGATAATATTGAAGAATTCAAAAAAATCGGAGCTAAAGTTTACGGAGTAAGTCTGGATCATTTAGACTCCCACAAAAATTTTATTCAAAAATATTCTTTGAATTTCCCGCTTTTGTCCGATCCGGATCACAAACTCAGCGAAGCCTTGGGAGTTTATGGCGATCAGGAATGGAAAGGTAAGATTTTCAAAGGACTTTCTAGAGACTCTTTTTTAATTTCTCCAAATGGAAAGATTCAAAAGGTTTGGAGAAAAGTTGACCCGACGACTACGGTGGAAGAAACTCTCCAAGAGATTTCCAAAGTCAGCGGTACATGA
- a CDS encoding HDOD domain-containing protein, with the protein MKEKIDQLFLNDAQLPRISSVVTKVMQMVQKQDVAIPDLAKEISHDPGLTADVIKLSNSAYYRAAKPIKTVQESLMTLGIKTVKDIILLTAARGILKKDLKGYQIEAEDNWIHSLTVAELSKRICEQKKLKIGLDLAFTGGLLHNIGKVILTDFFPAVIANLREELKTHSVSFEELERKHFGYSHEEVGEKLLEKWNFPKELIHVARNYSQPENEKEFQELVSVVHVAHSISIAAGVGIDIAGLSTPISNKALQIIGITDSDVQMYYTVLPEIQKHIRELIQA; encoded by the coding sequence ATGAAAGAAAAAATAGACCAACTTTTTTTAAACGACGCTCAACTTCCTAGAATTTCATCCGTAGTTACGAAAGTAATGCAAATGGTGCAAAAACAAGATGTAGCGATTCCGGACCTAGCAAAGGAAATTTCACACGATCCGGGTCTAACGGCCGATGTGATTAAACTTTCCAATTCGGCTTACTATCGAGCAGCAAAACCAATCAAAACCGTACAAGAATCTCTGATGACTTTAGGAATTAAAACGGTAAAAGATATCATTCTACTAACCGCGGCGAGAGGAATTCTTAAAAAAGATCTGAAAGGTTATCAGATAGAAGCGGAAGACAACTGGATTCATTCTCTCACGGTAGCGGAACTTTCCAAAAGAATCTGTGAACAGAAAAAGCTCAAAATCGGATTGGACCTCGCGTTTACCGGTGGCCTTTTACACAATATAGGCAAAGTGATTCTTACCGACTTTTTTCCCGCCGTGATCGCCAATCTTAGGGAAGAATTAAAAACTCATTCCGTTTCGTTCGAAGAATTAGAAAGAAAACATTTCGGATATTCCCATGAAGAAGTGGGTGAGAAATTATTAGAAAAATGGAATTTTCCAAAAGAATTGATTCACGTAGCACGAAACTACAGCCAACCCGAAAATGAAAAAGAATTTCAGGAATTGGTATCCGTGGTTCATGTAGCTCATTCGATTTCCATAGCAGCGGGAGTGGGAATTGACATCGCGGGCTTATCCACCCCAATTTCCAATAAGGCTTTGCAAATTATAGGAATCACCGACTCTGACGTACAAATGTACTATACGGTCCTTCCTGAAATACAGAAGCACATCCGCGAGTTGATTCAGGCTTGA
- a CDS encoding EAL domain-containing protein — MTTSKSLKIRSFDEDEIEQFKNVFINENRGKPIVLLRFQDIKSLSFIDFLQLVPIKISELCPGVENHYSYYCYGDKKNLLIGVAPIQMSIGSNGFLNFDSLLGRFREVSIKNGSMNFDFGIARTQCNYISYVDEIFHELEVSSLKNLQDNLIRWSWTYLNRVNDYFAGEKADAVIQPIIYYNHKTHTYSMKGGEVFVGGEAYSGYADLIRDIPHDQDLNRIELLILEKLTVCCNGAPGLLKFNISPQTLIDTFDTDEKVTRFHNLLLNQNLNPALIRMELIEKPYEEVDVTLKSVCKRFWNFGISFAADDFGVKSQSHQIVLDLGEMIKEFKLDPISFKFKANQDLTKFLDNLAFIDYCRRLSDNREAIITAEALEDIDSLNFLITHQVYYFQANLFCKKISVEEYKEIFNDMQDLPETIVNQILSSEELLFRLKKKGNIFKLAKELELVS, encoded by the coding sequence ATGACAACTTCTAAAAGTTTAAAGATCCGATCCTTTGACGAAGATGAAATTGAACAGTTCAAGAACGTCTTTATCAACGAAAACAGAGGTAAGCCGATTGTTCTTCTTCGATTTCAAGATATAAAATCCTTATCTTTTATTGATTTCTTACAACTTGTTCCAATCAAAATATCGGAATTGTGTCCCGGTGTGGAAAACCACTATTCTTATTACTGTTATGGAGATAAAAAGAATCTGCTGATCGGAGTTGCTCCGATTCAAATGAGCATCGGCTCAAACGGATTTTTAAACTTTGATTCGCTTCTTGGACGATTCAGAGAGGTTTCAATCAAAAACGGTTCTATGAATTTTGATTTTGGAATTGCAAGAACCCAATGTAATTATATTTCTTATGTGGACGAAATTTTTCATGAATTGGAAGTTTCTTCGCTCAAAAATTTGCAAGACAATCTTATCCGCTGGAGTTGGACTTATCTCAATCGGGTCAATGATTATTTTGCTGGCGAAAAAGCGGATGCTGTCATTCAGCCGATTATTTACTACAATCATAAGACACATACGTACTCTATGAAAGGAGGGGAGGTGTTTGTCGGAGGAGAAGCTTACTCGGGTTATGCGGATCTTATTCGGGATATTCCTCACGACCAAGATCTAAATCGAATTGAACTTCTGATTTTGGAAAAATTAACGGTATGTTGTAATGGAGCCCCTGGTCTTTTAAAATTCAATATTTCTCCGCAGACTCTTATCGATACGTTCGATACAGACGAAAAGGTAACTCGTTTTCATAATCTTCTTCTTAATCAAAATCTAAATCCGGCTCTTATAAGAATGGAATTAATTGAAAAGCCATATGAAGAAGTAGATGTCACACTCAAGAGCGTATGTAAGAGATTCTGGAATTTCGGAATCAGTTTTGCGGCGGATGATTTTGGAGTCAAAAGCCAAAGCCATCAGATCGTTTTGGATTTGGGAGAAATGATTAAAGAATTCAAACTCGATCCGATCAGTTTTAAATTTAAGGCCAATCAGGATCTTACCAAATTCTTAGATAACTTAGCGTTTATCGATTATTGCAGAAGACTTTCGGATAATCGGGAAGCGATTATCACAGCCGAGGCTTTGGAAGACATAGATTCCTTGAACTTCTTAATTACACACCAAGTCTATTATTTTCAAGCCAATCTATTCTGTAAAAAAATTTCCGTCGAAGAATATAAAGAAATTTTTAACGACATGCAGGATCTTCCGGAAACAATCGTAAATCAAATTTTAAGTTCAGAAGAACTTCTTTTCAGACTCAAGAAAAAAGGCAATATCTTCAAACTCGCAAAAGAATTGGAACTCGTTTCTTAA
- a CDS encoding UTP--glucose-1-phosphate uridylyltransferase has translation MDSMKLGADELIQNKMAAEGLSSAFIQDFLKKTDLVRNGETGIVRWEEVGDLDPVTDEIALEQIEKENLPDPSILKNLVVIKLNGGLGTSMGLSGPKSLIELKDGMSFLEIVAKQSEFIQKKYNVSVPLILMDSFNTQSESQTELKRIGFRQKFPTSFLQHKVPRLLKENLTPIVCKNPDDEWCPPGHGDIWISLLETGFLDTLIASGYKVAFVSNGDNLGATVHPGILSYMLKEKLEFCMEMTPKTLADKKGGAIYKKIVHGKLESYQLLETAQVPQEHIHEFEGLGKFRTFSTNNLWIDLIALREKILQGNFELSLIVNPKTIEGKDVLQLETAMGSAIRNFNKIKGIIIPRDRFTPVKKCEDYLARRSDAYHLWENYSITMSDARKESGLGEVLITLDEKHYKKVQDFNRLFPEIPSLVRCTSLIVQGEVLFDQKVSIIGEVVIQNTGSGLCRISDLGSRVLESGKYSF, from the coding sequence ATGGATTCGATGAAATTAGGGGCAGATGAACTAATCCAAAACAAAATGGCTGCCGAAGGTTTGTCTTCCGCTTTCATACAGGATTTTTTGAAAAAGACGGATCTGGTTCGAAATGGGGAAACTGGAATTGTTCGCTGGGAGGAAGTAGGCGATCTGGACCCGGTTACGGACGAGATCGCTCTCGAACAAATTGAAAAAGAGAATCTCCCAGATCCGTCAATTCTTAAGAATCTGGTTGTTATCAAACTAAACGGAGGACTCGGAACTTCGATGGGGCTTTCTGGTCCTAAGTCCTTGATTGAATTGAAAGACGGGATGTCCTTTTTAGAAATTGTCGCCAAACAATCCGAATTCATTCAAAAGAAATATAATGTGTCTGTTCCTTTGATTCTGATGGACAGTTTCAATACACAAAGTGAAAGTCAGACGGAACTGAAAAGAATCGGGTTCCGACAAAAATTCCCGACTTCTTTCTTACAACATAAAGTACCTCGTCTTTTAAAAGAAAATCTAACGCCGATTGTGTGCAAAAATCCCGACGATGAATGGTGTCCTCCCGGCCACGGAGATATCTGGATTTCTCTTTTGGAGACTGGATTTTTGGATACTCTCATTGCAAGTGGATATAAAGTTGCGTTCGTATCTAACGGGGATAATTTAGGGGCTACTGTACACCCTGGAATTCTTTCTTATATGTTGAAAGAAAAATTGGAATTCTGTATGGAAATGACTCCGAAGACTCTTGCCGACAAAAAAGGCGGGGCGATCTACAAAAAGATCGTTCATGGAAAATTGGAGAGTTACCAACTTCTCGAAACGGCTCAGGTTCCTCAAGAACACATACACGAGTTTGAAGGTTTGGGCAAATTTAGAACTTTTTCGACTAACAACCTTTGGATTGATTTAATTGCTCTTAGGGAAAAAATTCTTCAAGGCAATTTTGAACTTTCTCTGATCGTAAATCCGAAAACAATTGAAGGAAAAGACGTTCTCCAGCTTGAAACCGCAATGGGCTCTGCGATCCGAAATTTTAATAAGATCAAAGGAATCATTATTCCCAGAGATCGATTCACTCCTGTAAAAAAATGTGAGGATTATCTTGCTCGGAGATCCGACGCATATCATCTTTGGGAAAACTACTCGATTACGATGTCCGACGCAAGGAAAGAATCGGGGTTAGGCGAAGTATTAATTACCTTGGATGAAAAACACTACAAGAAAGTCCAAGACTTCAATCGACTTTTTCCGGAGATTCCTTCTTTGGTGCGTTGCACTTCTCTCATCGTTCAGGGAGAAGTGTTATTTGATCAAAAAGTTTCGATCATAGGTGAGGTAGTGATCCAGAACACTGGTTCCGGGCTTTGTAGAATATCTGATTTGGGATCGAGAGTTTTAGAGTCCGGAAAATATTCCTTTTAA
- a CDS encoding shikimate kinase encodes MRKNFALIGPRGVGKSKISRKLSKITEMPVVSTDMIAVYEMGGISIPEFIQENEGDWRTFRDLEFQILVKLKTSRGIILDCGGGILFDLDAKGKEIPSNRKIDLLKSIAVVFGLSKPTDALVEKIQSDPTRPPLSAINSYRNVLENRLPHYRSVSDYYLEIDDLKVEEVCSRILRKIEY; translated from the coding sequence TTGAGAAAAAATTTTGCTCTGATCGGTCCAAGAGGGGTCGGAAAATCCAAAATTTCTCGCAAACTTTCTAAAATAACAGAAATGCCCGTAGTATCTACGGACATGATCGCGGTTTACGAGATGGGAGGGATTTCCATTCCGGAATTCATTCAAGAAAATGAAGGAGATTGGAGAACTTTTCGAGATCTAGAGTTCCAAATCTTAGTAAAACTCAAAACTTCCAGAGGAATTATCTTAGATTGCGGAGGCGGTATTTTATTTGATTTGGATGCCAAAGGAAAAGAGATCCCTAGTAATCGCAAAATTGATCTTTTAAAGTCCATTGCGGTCGTTTTTGGCCTCTCTAAGCCCACGGACGCTTTAGTGGAAAAGATTCAAAGCGACCCTACTCGTCCCCCACTCAGTGCAATTAACTCCTATCGGAACGTATTAGAGAACCGATTGCCCCATTATCGAAGTGTTTCGGATTATTACCTTGAAATAGATGATTTGAAGGTGGAAGAGGTTTGTTCTAGAATTCTGCGCAAAATCGAATATTGA
- a CDS encoding tyrosine-type recombinase/integrase, whose protein sequence is MAELDVPKKNKHSIERLIKIIRQRNYKKATAYTYMKYNLDFLHFADKPAERITVKDLNRYMDHLRKRKVSSSTIQINVSSLKMFFEDVMKMNLFQDFQRPVREYNNPNAITYKEMQSILKTASSNAKHELMCGLVYFGGLRVGELITLRWAHLDTKRKSIHIKVPILSQSRTVEIPAELGTLIKRYEREVISSSNAYLFPGKSLGSHTTSRNVERIISEIGRNSGISSPITVFTLRHSRALHLIADGSSLNHVKDFLGHKTLASTESYLPVKRNLRSSVREKSRQDALKNIRKKFRTS, encoded by the coding sequence ATGGCAGAATTGGACGTTCCAAAAAAGAACAAACACTCGATTGAAAGACTAATAAAGATTATCCGCCAGAGAAATTATAAAAAAGCTACGGCTTATACTTACATGAAATATAACTTAGATTTTCTTCATTTTGCGGACAAGCCTGCGGAAAGGATCACTGTGAAAGATTTAAATCGTTATATGGATCACTTAAGAAAGAGAAAAGTATCTTCTTCTACCATTCAGATCAACGTAAGTTCTTTGAAAATGTTTTTCGAAGACGTAATGAAAATGAATTTATTCCAGGATTTTCAAAGGCCCGTACGGGAATATAACAATCCGAACGCAATCACTTATAAAGAAATGCAGAGTATTTTAAAAACTGCATCATCTAACGCAAAACATGAGTTGATGTGCGGTCTGGTGTATTTTGGAGGCCTTCGCGTCGGTGAATTGATTACTCTTAGATGGGCTCATTTGGATACAAAAAGGAAATCGATTCACATCAAAGTTCCGATTCTTTCCCAATCTAGAACTGTAGAAATCCCTGCGGAATTAGGGACTCTGATCAAGAGGTATGAAAGAGAAGTTATCTCTTCTTCGAACGCATATCTGTTCCCGGGAAAAAGTTTAGGATCTCATACGACATCTAGAAACGTGGAAAGGATCATTTCCGAAATAGGCAGGAACTCCGGAATTTCAAGTCCAATAACCGTTTTTACTCTCAGACATAGTAGAGCCCTACATTTGATCGCCGACGGTTCGTCCTTGAACCACGTGAAGGATTTTCTAGGACATAAAACTCTGGCAAGCACCGAGTCTTATTTACCGGTAAAGAGAAATCTAAGATCGTCAGTCAGGGAAAAATCAAGACAGGATGCCCTTAAAAATATTCGTAAAAAGTTCAGGACTAGTTAA
- a CDS encoding TraB/GumN family protein codes for MVKAALKSKVKSEHKKKVFGSEPIETFKLGKTIVTILGTAHISQKSIDEVQKIIRKEKPDTVCVELCNSRMRSLKDNEHWKKLDIFKVFKERKMYLLLSSLILSAFQKKLGKGSIRPGDEMRMAISEGEKIGAKIVPIDREISTTLKRAWWNIGIFNRMFLLSALLASLFVKEDVSEEKIEEMKSEDVLKDLFSQLPKRYESIKNVIIDERDSYLAQKIRDTAKEGKKIFAVVGAGHLQGIMNHVWEERDISSLDHLPRKVALDRWKGLLIPGIFFGLILTVFYFGGRQQGQELVLRWILVKGGLAALGAIISLAHPLSVVLAFLAAPIGNFNPIIKPGWIAALCESWLRKPLVEDFEKIAQDSEHWKGYWKNNVIRIFLVFILPQIGSSIGTFIVTADLFRVLKGLM; via the coding sequence ATGGTAAAAGCGGCACTTAAAAGTAAGGTAAAATCCGAACACAAAAAAAAAGTCTTCGGCTCGGAACCGATTGAAACGTTTAAACTGGGCAAGACGATTGTAACGATTCTTGGGACTGCGCATATCAGTCAAAAAAGTATAGACGAGGTTCAAAAAATCATCCGGAAAGAAAAACCGGACACGGTATGTGTTGAACTTTGTAATTCCAGAATGCGTTCCCTTAAAGATAACGAACACTGGAAAAAATTAGATATATTCAAAGTTTTTAAAGAAAGAAAAATGTATCTTCTCCTTTCAAGCCTTATTCTCTCCGCATTCCAAAAAAAACTCGGTAAAGGCTCCATTCGCCCAGGGGATGAGATGAGAATGGCAATTAGCGAAGGTGAAAAAATCGGCGCTAAAATCGTTCCAATCGACCGGGAAATTTCAACGACTCTCAAAAGAGCCTGGTGGAACATCGGAATTTTCAATCGTATGTTTCTTCTTTCGGCGCTACTGGCTTCCCTTTTCGTGAAAGAAGATGTCTCCGAGGAAAAAATTGAAGAGATGAAATCGGAAGATGTTCTCAAGGATCTTTTTTCCCAACTTCCGAAACGCTATGAGTCGATTAAGAACGTAATCATCGACGAAAGGGATTCCTACCTCGCTCAAAAGATTCGAGACACCGCAAAGGAAGGGAAAAAAATTTTTGCCGTAGTCGGCGCAGGTCACTTGCAAGGCATCATGAATCACGTCTGGGAAGAGAGAGATATTTCCAGTCTAGATCATTTACCTCGAAAAGTGGCTCTGGACCGTTGGAAAGGTCTTTTGATTCCCGGGATTTTTTTCGGTCTCATTCTGACTGTTTTCTATTTCGGAGGCAGACAACAAGGTCAGGAATTAGTTCTTCGTTGGATTTTAGTCAAAGGCGGACTTGCCGCATTAGGTGCTATTATTTCTCTTGCGCACCCTCTATCCGTGGTCCTTGCGTTTCTTGCCGCTCCCATAGGTAATTTTAATCCGATTATCAAACCGGGTTGGATTGCCGCGTTATGCGAATCTTGGTTACGCAAACCCCTCGTTGAGGACTTCGAAAAAATCGCTCAGGATTCGGAACACTGGAAAGGATATTGGAAGAATAACGTGATTCGTATCTTTCTCGTGTTTATACTTCCTCAAATAGGCAGTAGTATCGGTACGTTTATTGTAACTGCAGACTTATTCCGAGTTCTTAAGGGATTGATGTGA
- a CDS encoding M61 family metallopeptidase, whose product MSKLHFSIQEYQLTGHYLQVDLEIMSPRKEIILSLPVWSPGSYMIRDYSKHIHKLEVFALGKNRKRPEVSQIGLDSWSVYCEGKPFRIRYVVYGYDYSVRSNYFTTEFCLLHPPALFLYPKDEKVSEITLEISNSLPFEFCHSGIDGKGKKRFSKNLDEFLDAPILLSNRAAVSFRAGECVHEIVLEGELSKSVQKTLIPDLQKITEEQIRSLGGSPNNRYLFILILSEGAYGGLEHLNSSVNMYDPLKAISKDGYLKLLELLSHEYFHLWNVKRIRPIALGPFNYQKPSLTRELWIAEGITSFYDAYFLVKTKHLNADLYLAKVMEDLLSLEKSEGESWMSLEDSSFTAWTKFYNRPHDPNANNTGISYYIKGSILALAMNLHLLSESSGDHSLLDVMNEIYQTFHLVKNRGFTKIEFFEAAKKCTGIDLKSEFGDYLDKPIPVPIEKYFHKIGVKRSDSNPEAELGFGTREEKGNLVIHKIDWKFLDPSVDLSQGDEWIALNGTRIHSGNRKNLLKQFRAGEKIELLIARKGKILKRKMKLSKRFQTSQFKFEEHISENQRKLRNLFFGIK is encoded by the coding sequence TTGTCTAAACTTCACTTTTCTATTCAAGAATATCAACTTACGGGACATTATCTTCAAGTGGATTTGGAGATAATGTCCCCCCGAAAAGAAATAATCCTTTCCCTTCCCGTTTGGTCCCCTGGGTCCTATATGATTCGGGATTATTCTAAACATATTCATAAACTCGAAGTCTTTGCTTTAGGGAAAAATAGGAAACGTCCAGAAGTTTCACAAATTGGTTTAGATTCCTGGAGCGTTTACTGCGAAGGGAAACCGTTTAGAATACGTTATGTGGTTTATGGTTATGATTATTCAGTTCGTTCTAATTATTTTACAACCGAGTTTTGCCTTTTGCACCCACCCGCCCTGTTCTTATATCCGAAAGACGAAAAAGTTTCCGAAATTACATTAGAGATTTCGAATTCTCTTCCCTTTGAATTCTGTCACTCGGGTATAGATGGCAAAGGGAAAAAACGTTTTTCCAAAAATCTAGACGAGTTCTTGGATGCCCCCATTCTTTTATCCAACCGCGCGGCCGTTTCCTTTCGTGCGGGAGAATGTGTTCATGAAATCGTACTCGAAGGAGAATTATCCAAATCTGTTCAGAAAACTCTGATCCCGGATTTACAAAAGATTACTGAAGAACAAATCCGTTCTTTAGGCGGTTCACCGAATAACCGTTATCTATTTATTTTGATTTTATCAGAAGGGGCTTACGGAGGTTTAGAACATCTCAATTCTTCGGTAAATATGTACGATCCTTTGAAGGCAATTTCAAAAGACGGATATCTAAAACTTTTGGAACTTTTGTCCCACGAATACTTTCATCTCTGGAACGTAAAGCGCATCCGACCGATCGCATTAGGCCCTTTCAATTACCAAAAGCCGAGTTTAACAAGAGAACTATGGATAGCGGAAGGAATCACTTCTTTTTATGACGCATATTTTTTAGTCAAAACCAAACATCTCAATGCGGATTTGTATCTTGCGAAAGTAATGGAAGATTTACTGAGTTTGGAAAAATCGGAAGGCGAATCTTGGATGAGTCTTGAAGATTCTTCGTTTACGGCTTGGACCAAATTCTACAATCGCCCGCACGATCCGAACGCAAATAATACGGGAATTTCCTACTACATCAAAGGAAGTATTTTGGCTTTGGCTATGAATCTTCACCTTTTGTCCGAATCTTCAGGCGATCATTCTCTTTTAGATGTGATGAACGAAATTTATCAAACCTTCCATTTAGTAAAAAATCGGGGTTTTACAAAAATCGAGTTCTTTGAAGCGGCAAAAAAATGTACAGGGATCGATCTAAAATCGGAATTCGGCGATTATCTTGACAAACCAATTCCGGTTCCAATTGAAAAATATTTTCACAAAATCGGTGTTAAGCGATCGGATTCGAATCCGGAAGCGGAACTCGGTTTCGGAACCAGGGAAGAAAAAGGAAATCTCGTCATCCATAAGATCGACTGGAAATTTTTAGATCCTTCTGTGGACCTGAGTCAAGGAGACGAGTGGATTGCATTGAACGGAACTCGGATTCACTCCGGAAATCGAAAGAATCTTTTGAAACAATTTAGGGCGGGCGAAAAAATAGAACTTTTGATCGCAAGAAAAGGTAAAATCCTCAAAAGGAAAATGAAACTTTCCAAACGATTTCAAACGAGCCAATTTAAATTCGAAGAACACATATCCGAGAATCAAAGAAAGTTACGCAATCTTTTTTTCGGAATAAAGTAA
- a CDS encoding SDR family NAD(P)-dependent oxidoreductase: MILFITGCAGGLGKKLAEEAFAAGHSILITDVNEKELKKFAIPWKNEKNRVLVSKLDVTSPDDWKKVMDLAIKKWSKIDVLLNVAGYLLPGYIYEVSSNHIDRHIDINTKGVMYGTREAATRMVAAGAGHIVNIASLAGVAPISGISLYSTSKFAVRGFSLAIAQELKEKNVYVTVVCPDAIKTPMLDLQKDYKQASMTFSGGRILTVEEVSKIILGKVLTKRPLEILVPSSRGILAKIGNVFPATAAILGPILRKKGLKKQFVYTKD, encoded by the coding sequence GTGATTTTATTCATCACAGGTTGCGCGGGCGGCCTTGGAAAAAAGTTAGCAGAAGAAGCTTTTGCCGCCGGGCATTCGATTCTAATCACGGACGTCAATGAGAAGGAACTCAAAAAATTCGCAATTCCCTGGAAAAATGAAAAAAATCGGGTGCTTGTTTCTAAACTCGACGTAACTTCTCCTGACGATTGGAAAAAAGTAATGGATCTTGCGATCAAAAAATGGAGTAAGATTGATGTACTTCTCAATGTTGCAGGTTATTTATTGCCCGGTTATATTTATGAAGTCTCTTCCAATCATATCGATCGGCATATCGATATCAATACAAAGGGAGTTATGTACGGAACGAGGGAGGCCGCAACCAGAATGGTAGCGGCAGGAGCGGGGCATATCGTAAATATCGCGTCCTTAGCGGGAGTCGCTCCAATTTCTGGAATTTCCTTGTATTCTACCTCTAAGTTTGCGGTGAGAGGTTTTTCCCTTGCGATCGCTCAGGAATTGAAAGAAAAAAATGTTTATGTTACGGTTGTTTGTCCTGACGCGATCAAAACTCCGATGCTGGATCTACAGAAGGATTATAAACAGGCTTCGATGACTTTTTCCGGGGGTAGAATTTTAACGGTGGAAGAGGTTTCTAAAATCATTCTTGGTAAGGTTCTTACCAAAAGGCCGCTTGAAATTTTGGTTCCTAGTAGTCGTGGTATTCTTGCAAAGATCGGAAATGTATTTCCTGCAACCGCCGCAATCTTGGGTCCAATTCTCCGAAAAAAAGGTCTAAAAAAACAATTCGTTTATACCAAAGACTAA
- a CDS encoding chemotaxis protein CheD yields MLTKGLKVVNVGIADMQGAQSPEILRTTLGSCIGVVFYAPDKKIGAMAHFMLSKDPSGKDSQKNPFKYAETAIPLLIKKMSEMGCNHGEYSVRLFGGASMFKGVQSSFLQNIGEQNILIARTILEQSKIPLILEDVGGNDGRTISLYLDDGRVLLKKGGFEKYLYKVR; encoded by the coding sequence ATGCTGACAAAAGGATTAAAAGTAGTCAACGTAGGAATCGCCGATATGCAGGGAGCACAGTCTCCCGAAATTTTGAGAACCACTTTGGGTTCCTGCATCGGGGTGGTATTTTACGCTCCCGACAAAAAGATAGGAGCAATGGCTCACTTTATGCTCTCCAAAGACCCAAGCGGAAAAGATTCACAAAAGAATCCTTTCAAATACGCAGAGACTGCAATTCCTCTCTTGATCAAAAAAATGAGCGAAATGGGCTGTAACCACGGAGAATATTCGGTAAGACTCTTCGGAGGTGCCTCCATGTTCAAAGGAGTTCAATCCAGTTTTTTACAAAACATCGGAGAACAAAACATCCTTATCGCCAGAACTATTTTGGAACAAAGTAAAATTCCTTTAATCTTAGAGGATGTCGGAGGAAACGACGGTAGAACTATCAGCTTGTATTTGGATGACGGCCGGGTTCTTTTAAAAAAAGGCGGGTTTGAAAAGTATCTCTACAAGGTCAGGTAA